From Methanobrevibacter sp.:
TAATCTTTTTCTTAATCTTTATCTTGATATTTATCTTAATCTTTTTGGGCTGTATCTTTTAGGTCCATTCAATTCTTTCCATACATGCAATATTCTTTGACCGACTGTGAAGTATGAAAGAATCACAAGTATGTAAATGAAGTATGTGAATATAATGTTTGAATTGAATATTGCAGCAATCACTGCACCTAACATAATGATAATCAATCTGACTGCACGTTCAGCTATTCCTATATTGCAATCAACCCCTTGGGACTCTGCCCTTGCCCTGACATAACTGACGGTTATTGCTGAGTGAATGGCTAAAACTCCTACAAACCAGTGACAGTATCCTCCAAATATTATTCCAATGAATATGATTGCATCTGCAAAACGGTCCATAGTGGAATCCAGGAATGCTCCAAATGGGCTTGCCCTATCATGGCGTCTTGCCACAGCACCATCCAATACATCCAAAAATCCGCTAAGCAATATGAACAATGCTCCGCCAATCAAGTTTCCACTAGCAAAGAAAACTGCAGATATTATTGCAAGAAATGGGGAGATCACAGTTACAATATTGGGATTGATATTCAATCGACTGGCTAAAGGTTCTAAAAATTTTGTAAGATATGGTCGTAAACTATTAAGCATAATTTTAATTATATTGATTTACTAATATATATTTAATTAGATTATACTAAGTAAAGTTCTAAATTTTTGTTGAAAAAGCAATGATTTAAATTATATTCAATCTATTTTTGGAGTATTGTTTATGAAAATATTTAAAATGAATCCTAAGAATCCGGATATGGATTTGATAAGTGAAGCCATTGACATAATGGCAGATGGTGGAGTCATCCTTTATCCTACAGATACCGTATATGGATTGGGAGCAAATATTTTCAATAATGATGCCGTTGAAAGGATTTACACTATAAAAAATAGGGACCAGTCAAAGCCGTTGTCCGTATTGGTTGAGAATATGGAAAGTCTGGAACTGATTGCCGATTTGAATAAGAGCTCAAGGGAAATAATTGAAAAATGGCTTCCGGGACCATTCACATTCATTTTGAATAAAAAGAAGATAGTGTCTCCATATGTCAGCGCAAGCGCAAAGGTTGGGGTGAGGATTCCGGATTATAAGATAGCAAGATTACTTGCGAGCCTCTTTCCAATAACAACCACAAGTGCAAATCTAACCAATGAGGATACATTGTCAAATCCACAGGATATCCTGAAGCAGATTGGTGATGACATAGACTTGGTTATAGATGTAGGTGATTTGAATAATGCAAAGCCATCAACCGTTATAGACTTAAGCTCATCCAAGCCTACTTTAATCAGGAATGGATTCAATTCCAATGATGTGGATTTTTCATTTTTACAATCTGATTAGAATATTCACATCAAGCTGTTAATTGAAATAGCTAAAAAAATTAACTTTAAATATATCCAATTAAATATTATGTTTACTGAAAAGAATTATTGTAAAAGTTATTTTAAAAATTATTATTTTAATTATAAATTTTAAAAAATATTATCTTAATTATATGAAGGGAAAGATATGAAAGTATTATCAAACATGACCGATCAGGAAAAGATTACAACTAACTCTCCTTTAGAT
This genomic window contains:
- the pgsA gene encoding archaetidylinositol phosphate synthase, translated to MLNSLRPYLTKFLEPLASRLNINPNIVTVISPFLAIISAVFFASGNLIGGALFILLSGFLDVLDGAVARRHDRASPFGAFLDSTMDRFADAIIFIGIIFGGYCHWFVGVLAIHSAITVSYVRARAESQGVDCNIGIAERAVRLIIIMLGAVIAAIFNSNIIFTYFIYILVILSYFTVGQRILHVWKELNGPKRYSPKRLR
- a CDS encoding L-threonylcarbamoyladenylate synthase is translated as MKIFKMNPKNPDMDLISEAIDIMADGGVILYPTDTVYGLGANIFNNDAVERIYTIKNRDQSKPLSVLVENMESLELIADLNKSSREIIEKWLPGPFTFILNKKKIVSPYVSASAKVGVRIPDYKIARLLASLFPITTTSANLTNEDTLSNPQDILKQIGDDIDLVIDVGDLNNAKPSTVIDLSSSKPTLIRNGFNSNDVDFSFLQSD